In the genome of Paenibacillus sp. FSL R5-0766, one region contains:
- a CDS encoding DMT family transporter, with the protein MNTTHTRGYAYIAAVLYAAIIGLSFLFVKMTVSVAHPIDVLAHRFALSLIVVSIPVIFGWIKIRLSLRDLWRIIPLGLLSPVLFFAFQAFGLVSSNSSEAGIIQAMAPVFTLVLASVFLKERTYTMQKLFLLLSVAGVVFIFMMQGSGMSIGNLKGIALLLLSTVCFAGYGVLARPLTQKYKPMELTWVTLMVGCIVFNAASLILHASSGSMMDYIKPLGDTSYLGALAYLAILSTMVSTLLASYALTHLEASQMSVFSNLSTLISIVGGAWILHEPVGYYHYIGALLIIAGVLGTNMSGRKQRLVSGIKA; encoded by the coding sequence ATGAACACAACACACACTCGGGGATACGCCTATATCGCAGCTGTATTGTACGCAGCTATTATCGGTCTATCTTTTTTATTTGTTAAAATGACAGTCTCTGTTGCACATCCAATTGATGTGCTTGCCCACCGATTCGCGCTGTCGCTGATCGTTGTCAGCATTCCTGTCATTTTTGGCTGGATCAAAATCCGACTGAGCCTTCGTGATCTGTGGCGAATCATTCCACTGGGGCTTTTATCTCCCGTCTTATTTTTTGCCTTTCAAGCCTTTGGACTTGTCTCTTCCAACTCATCGGAAGCGGGTATTATTCAGGCCATGGCCCCTGTATTCACACTTGTTCTCGCTTCAGTCTTCCTGAAAGAACGCACATACACGATGCAGAAGCTGTTCCTGCTTCTATCTGTTGCTGGAGTGGTCTTTATTTTCATGATGCAAGGAAGCGGCATGTCTATAGGTAATCTGAAGGGCATTGCATTATTGCTGCTATCCACAGTCTGTTTTGCAGGGTATGGTGTGCTTGCAAGACCATTAACCCAGAAGTACAAACCAATGGAATTAACCTGGGTCACACTGATGGTTGGCTGTATTGTATTTAACGCCGCTTCCCTGATCCTGCATGCGTCCAGCGGTTCCATGATGGACTACATCAAACCACTTGGAGATACATCCTATCTGGGTGCACTCGCCTATCTGGCGATCCTCTCCACCATGGTCTCCACCCTGCTCGCGAGCTATGCTTTGACTCATCTGGAGGCTTCGCAAATGAGTGTATTCAGCAATCTGTCCACGCTTATCTCCATCGTAGGAGGTGCATGGATATTACATGAACCAGTGGGTTACTACCACTATATTGGTGCATTGTTGATTATCGCTGGTGTGCTTGGCACCAATATGAGCGGTCGCAAACAGAGGCTGGTCAGTGGGATC
- a CDS encoding PLP-dependent aminotransferase family protein — translation MGALRKYEVIAEALKQWIQEQMQQQDRHQWADKGIRLPAVRVVAEQYQCSVSTAIRAYEWLEQRHLVYAIPQSGYYAVQNGTGAQDMDWQGALDFASAAPDPRVFPYADFRHCVDQAMEKKQAELFMYGTDQGLPSLIMLLQKQFADYQVFARSEQFFITSGVQQALAVLALMPFPNGKRKVLLELPTYHNMPSLLSGLNVPIAGVRRALDGLDWASLERQFAEGDIKFFYVMPRFHNPIGTSLTVADKKRLIRLAQRYDVYLVEDDYLADLEDSTKQDPLWSYDTEGRVIYLKSYSKILFPGLRIGVAVLPSPLIESFGAYKKMLDIDTSVLSQAALEIYVHSGMFAHHRKVIRNRYAARMHTVHEQLDTYPDFAPFMEAPRTGGEHTVLPLAGNMPLRVLLSRLQKRGVIVDTTERYYPEGTYQVHQDQMLRLNISNVPKQRIEEGMQKIREEILKLQIRQK, via the coding sequence ATGGGTGCATTGAGAAAATACGAAGTGATTGCCGAAGCATTAAAGCAATGGATTCAGGAACAGATGCAGCAGCAGGATCGTCACCAGTGGGCAGATAAGGGCATCCGTCTTCCAGCCGTTCGAGTTGTAGCAGAACAATATCAATGCAGTGTAAGCACGGCTATTCGTGCATATGAGTGGCTGGAGCAGCGGCATTTGGTGTATGCCATACCTCAATCCGGTTATTATGCCGTACAGAACGGGACAGGTGCTCAGGACATGGACTGGCAGGGAGCGTTGGACTTTGCTTCAGCTGCTCCCGATCCAAGGGTGTTCCCTTATGCAGACTTTCGTCATTGTGTGGATCAGGCGATGGAGAAGAAGCAAGCAGAGTTATTTATGTATGGCACAGATCAGGGATTACCTTCGCTTATCATGCTGTTGCAGAAGCAGTTTGCGGATTATCAGGTATTTGCCAGATCGGAGCAGTTCTTCATCACATCAGGTGTGCAACAGGCACTGGCTGTACTGGCATTGATGCCTTTTCCCAATGGAAAGAGAAAAGTACTGCTTGAACTACCGACCTATCACAATATGCCCTCGCTACTGAGTGGATTGAATGTGCCGATTGCCGGTGTGAGACGTGCCCTGGATGGGCTGGACTGGGCATCGCTTGAACGTCAGTTTGCTGAAGGAGATATCAAGTTTTTCTATGTCATGCCGCGCTTTCACAATCCGATTGGCACATCGTTGACTGTTGCTGACAAGAAGAGACTGATCCGGCTTGCACAGCGGTACGATGTCTATCTGGTGGAGGACGATTATCTGGCCGATCTGGAGGACAGTACGAAACAGGACCCGCTATGGTCCTATGATACTGAAGGCCGGGTCATCTATTTGAAGAGTTATTCCAAAATTTTGTTTCCAGGCTTGCGCATTGGTGTAGCTGTTCTGCCTTCACCTCTAATTGAATCTTTTGGGGCTTACAAAAAAATGCTCGATATCGACACTTCCGTCCTGTCTCAAGCTGCGCTGGAGATCTATGTCCACAGCGGAATGTTTGCTCATCACAGGAAAGTGATTCGTAACCGCTATGCTGCCCGGATGCACACGGTGCATGAGCAACTGGACACATATCCAGACTTTGCTCCATTTATGGAGGCTCCTCGAACAGGAGGAGAGCATACCGTATTGCCTTTGGCGGGTAATATGCCGCTTCGTGTTCTGCTGTCCCGGCTTCAAAAGCGCGGAGTCATCGTTGATACGACAGAACGGTATTATCCGGAGGGAACATATCAGGTCCATCAGGATCAAATGCTGCGATTAAACATCTCCAATGTGCCGAAGCAGCGAATCGAGGAAGGGATGCAGAAGATCCGGGAGGAAATTTTAAAACTTCAGATCAGACAGAAATAA
- a CDS encoding glutamate-1-semialdehyde 2,1-aminomutase encodes MNTSRSRSELLYAEALEHIVGGVNSPSRSFKAVGGGAPVFMKKAQGAHFWDVDDNRYIDYLAAYGPIVTGHAHPHITQAITEAAANGVLYGTPTELEIKLAKMLKEAIPSMDKVRFVNSGTEAVMTTIRVARAYTKRNKIVKFAGCYHGHSDLVLVAAGSGPSTLGIPDSAGIPTSIAQEVITVPYNDLDSLKAALEHWGDDVAAVMVEPIVGNFGMVMPEPGFLEGLCAMTRANGSLVIYDEVITAFRFHYGSTQTYAGLDNHAEIEPDLTALGKIIGGGLPIGAYGGRKHVMEQVAPLGPAYQAGTMAGNPASISAGIACLEVLQGAGVYEEMERLAIDLTAGLQASADRHGIALTINRIRGAFSTHFCNHPVTNYDHAQDTDGELFASFFRHMLDRGINLAPSKYEAWFLTTAHTDEDVQSTLEAAEASFKAMAQEQIGLFPSTI; translated from the coding sequence ATGAATACATCACGTTCCCGTTCCGAACTTCTATACGCAGAAGCACTTGAGCATATTGTAGGAGGTGTTAACAGCCCTTCACGCTCTTTTAAAGCCGTTGGTGGTGGTGCACCTGTATTTATGAAAAAAGCCCAAGGCGCCCACTTCTGGGATGTCGATGACAACCGTTATATTGATTATCTGGCCGCTTACGGTCCGATTGTTACAGGACATGCCCACCCGCATATTACGCAGGCCATTACGGAAGCAGCAGCAAATGGAGTACTGTACGGTACCCCAACAGAGCTGGAGATCAAGCTCGCCAAAATGCTGAAGGAAGCCATTCCTTCCATGGATAAAGTGCGTTTTGTAAACTCCGGTACGGAAGCAGTCATGACCACGATTCGGGTGGCTCGTGCCTACACCAAACGCAACAAGATCGTAAAATTCGCCGGATGTTACCACGGTCACTCGGACCTGGTGCTTGTAGCTGCCGGTTCTGGCCCTTCTACGCTGGGTATCCCGGATAGTGCAGGCATTCCAACCAGTATTGCGCAAGAGGTCATCACCGTGCCTTACAATGATCTGGACAGCCTCAAAGCTGCACTGGAGCACTGGGGTGACGATGTTGCTGCGGTTATGGTTGAACCGATCGTAGGTAATTTCGGTATGGTTATGCCGGAACCTGGCTTCCTGGAGGGTCTCTGTGCCATGACACGGGCCAACGGCTCACTGGTTATCTATGACGAGGTTATTACGGCTTTCCGTTTCCATTACGGTTCTACACAGACATATGCCGGACTCGATAATCATGCGGAGATTGAACCCGATCTGACAGCTCTTGGCAAAATTATTGGCGGCGGCCTGCCAATCGGTGCTTACGGCGGCCGCAAACATGTTATGGAGCAGGTTGCCCCACTCGGCCCTGCTTATCAGGCGGGAACGATGGCTGGTAACCCTGCATCCATCTCGGCTGGTATCGCATGTCTGGAGGTCCTGCAAGGTGCGGGTGTGTATGAAGAGATGGAACGTCTTGCTATCGACCTGACAGCAGGTCTGCAAGCTTCTGCTGACCGTCATGGGATTGCACTGACGATCAACCGGATTCGTGGTGCGTTCTCCACCCATTTCTGTAATCATCCGGTGACGAACTACGATCATGCTCAAGACACGGATGGAGAGCTGTTTGCTTCCTTCTTCCGTCATATGCTGGACCGTGGCATTAACCTCGCTCCATCCAAATATGAGGCCTGGTTCCTGACCACGGCTCATACAGATGAGGATGTTCAGTCTACATTGGAAGCTGCAGAAGCTTCCTTCAAGGCGATGGCTCAGGAACAAATCGGATTATTTCCATCTACCATATAG
- a CDS encoding LCP family protein → MTRKTKRTIWISLAAFVLIIGGAATYYFGSILNQLDGLAKDGDDSPFAGIENVEKVNTPDPPKWEGTETVNILVMGVDARGLKKGEVPRSDSMMVVSLDPLTKKINLFSILRDTYVNIDGYGKERINTAITHGPNVAMQAAGDLLGIPVQYYVYTDFQGFIKLVDAVGGVDFDVEKDMHYTSKADNNEYDIDLKKGYQHLDGETALMYVRFRHDAMSDFARSERQRELLKAVTAKMQSTTTIAKLPAILEQVNPYVDTNLTLSDMWKLGGLGYQSSMNGSEQIPPMNLLKEERTAGGAQVLTVTNEEKLKQHIQDIIHPPATTDDSTTSTEDKTASGDDQKSEQPAQ, encoded by the coding sequence ATGACCAGAAAGACGAAGAGAACCATCTGGATTTCTCTTGCCGCCTTCGTGTTAATTATTGGAGGAGCAGCGACATATTATTTCGGTTCTATTCTCAATCAGTTGGACGGTTTGGCAAAGGACGGTGACGATTCACCATTCGCAGGTATCGAGAATGTGGAGAAAGTAAATACTCCTGACCCACCCAAATGGGAAGGCACAGAAACGGTAAATATTCTCGTTATGGGTGTCGATGCACGTGGATTGAAAAAAGGTGAAGTTCCTCGCTCCGACAGCATGATGGTTGTATCGCTCGACCCTCTTACCAAAAAAATTAATCTGTTCTCCATTCTGCGCGACACTTACGTCAATATTGACGGGTACGGTAAGGAGCGGATCAACACCGCGATCACGCATGGCCCTAACGTAGCGATGCAAGCTGCGGGCGACCTGCTCGGCATTCCTGTACAGTATTATGTGTATACGGATTTCCAGGGATTCATCAAATTGGTGGATGCCGTTGGCGGCGTGGATTTCGATGTGGAGAAGGACATGCACTATACAAGTAAAGCAGACAATAACGAATACGATATTGATCTCAAAAAAGGGTATCAGCATCTGGATGGCGAAACAGCGCTCATGTACGTTCGTTTCCGTCATGATGCGATGTCGGATTTCGCTCGTTCCGAGCGTCAGCGTGAATTGCTGAAAGCTGTAACAGCGAAAATGCAGTCAACAACTACCATTGCCAAGCTGCCTGCCATTCTGGAACAGGTTAATCCTTACGTAGATACAAATCTGACACTCTCCGATATGTGGAAGCTGGGTGGACTCGGTTACCAGAGCAGCATGAACGGCAGTGAGCAGATCCCGCCAATGAACCTGCTGAAAGAAGAACGGACAGCTGGTGGAGCGCAGGTATTGACGGTTACGAATGAAGAGAAGCTGAAGCAGCATATTCAGGATATTATTCATCCACCTGCTACAACGGATGATAGTACGACCAGCACCGAAGATAAAACAGCCAGTGGTGATGATCAAAAGTCAGAGCAACCGGCTCAGTAA